The DNA sequence AAAGTATCTTTATTTGGCTTTATTCTTACTAACATTTTTAATCATCCTCTTTTTATTTTTCTCCAAGTACTCTATCTAGTATTATTGACACCGCTGACCTAACAGATAAATGATTATATTTACTGTTTCCTCTTATTGGCTCTAAAATATTATCCGACATATCCATAACATCTTCTATAAGTCCCCATCCAGTTCCAAATATAAAGAAATAACTGTTATCATCTTCAAATATATTTTTAGAAAGTTCCTTATAAGATATTGAATTAGGATAAATTTTTGCAGAAGTAGTTATAATTTTTGGCTTTTTCCCAGTTTCAATTTCAATTTTTTTTACAGCATCTTCTATAGAATCTATTATTTCAGTATGTGAAAATGCTTCTTCTCTATCTGTGTTATATGTTTTTCCATCTCCATCTTTCCAATATCCTATAATTCTTTTAGTTAATTCTATTTGTGCATCTACTGGTGTTATTATAAAATATTTTTCTATTTCATAAGTTCTACATGTTCTTGAAATATCATGAATATCAAAATTTGTTACTGATGTTGCTACTATATCATTTCTTCTATTATAAACTGGATAATGTACTAGTCCCAGATATATTTTATCTCTCATTTAATATCTCCTCTATAGTTTTTTTTTCTTCTTTTGATAATTCTCTCTCTTTTATCAATTCTGGTCTTCTTTCCAAGGTTCTCTTTAAAGCTTCTTTCAATCTCCATTTTCTTATTTTTTCATGATTACCTGACAATAATACGGCAGGTACTTTTAGTTCTTTATATTCTGCAGGTCTAGTATAATGAGGATGATCTAATAATCCATTATAAAAAGAATCTTCTTCAAAAGATTTAGAATTATTTAATACATTAGGAATTAATCTTATTATAGCATCTGAGATAACCATTGCTGGCAATTCTCCACCTGTTAAGACGTAATCTCCAATTGATATTTCCATATCTACAAAAGTATCTACAACTCTCTCATCTAATCCTTCATAATGCCCTGCTATAATTGTAATTTCTTTTTCTTTTAAAAGTTTTTTTGCTATACTTTGGTTAAACATTTCCCCTTGTGGAGAAGTTAAAATTACTTTTGAATCTTTCATCTCTGCTAATGCCTCAAACAGTGGCTCAGGTTTTAAAACCATACCTGGTCCACCACCAAACGGATAATCATCTGTAACTTTATGCTTCCCTTTTGCATAATCTCTTATATTAATTATATTAATTTCTACTAAATTATTATTTAAAGCTTTTTTTATAATGCTTTCATTTATCATTCCATCAAACATATTTGGAAATAATGTTAAAATATTTATCTTCAACTATATCCTCATTCCTTCTATTAATTTTACTGTCATAATTCTAGAGTCTAAATCTACTTTTTTAATAAATTCTTTAACATCTGGAATCATTATTTCACCTTTATCCACATTAACAATATAAATATCATGAGCTGCTGTACTCATTATATCATCTACTTTCCCTAATGTTTCTCCTTCAATTGTAATAACTGTCATCCCTTTTACATCTGCTAAAAAATATTCATCAGATTCTAAATCATCTATATATTCTCTCCTAACAAATATATCACATCCTATATAACTAAGTGCATCTGTTTTATTTTTTATCTCTTCCACTTGTAATGTTATTTTTTTTGTATTCATTCTTGAAACTTTTTCTACTGTTACAAGTTTTTTTATACCTTTTCCATTATCCAAAATCAATTTTTTACCTATTAGAATTTCTAAATTATTTAATATTGATGATGCCTTCATCTCACCTTTTAAATGATGAGTTCCTGATATTTTACCTATATTTAATAAACCTTCCAACTTTTTTCCTCCTTGTTTAGTAACTGAAAAATAATCTACGCTTCATCTGGTAGAACATAAATATTTTTCTAAATTTTTGGCTTCTGAAAAATTTTACTTTGAAAAATCGCATATTTCAAAAAAATGGCGTAGCTTATTTTCTGATAAATTTATACTTTAACTAACTGATAAAAAAATAATCTACGCTTCATATTTTTATATGAAAAACATATTTTTTAATAAAGTTTTATGTTATATTTTATCATAGAAATGTAAAGTTTACAACAAAAAGTATTATTCTATATTTAATTATAAAAAGATATTTAAATTTTTAATATATTGTAGTAGCTCTTCTTTACATAACTCCTGATTATCAAGCTGATACATAAAACTTATATTTAATATGTTTTTAAAATTTTCATTTGGTTTATATCCAAGCTTAATTAAATCCTTTCCCATTATTAATGGTTTTATATTTCTAATTTCATTAATATATTCCAAAATTTTATTTTCTTCTTTTTCAGAATCTACAGTTATAAGCAGAAGTAAAATCAGATCTCCACTTAATTTTTTTAAGCTATTATAAATTTTAGATTTTTTCTCTGAACTCTTAAGTTCATCTATTATCTTTTCTCTTTTTATTTTTCCAAACTTATATTTTTCAATAAATTTATTTGGAAAATGAAATTTAAAAAATATATTTGTTAATTCCTCGCTATTTAAATCTTCTAATAAAACTAAGAAATATACAATCCATTGTTTTAAATTTAATTTAGTAATATATTCTTTATATTTTTCTAAATTTTTAAATGCAACTTCTGTTTTTTTAGTTAGTTTTATACTTTTATGAATTGCCTTTAAGACTCCATATTCTTCTAACATATATATAGCTTTTTTAGGATTTTTTTCATTTAATATTAATTCTATTTCATATTTTACTCTTTTCCATGTAAGCCTTTTTAAAAATCCCTCCTCAACTGATAACTTAGCAAATCTTTTAGTTTCAGCATCAAATTCAAAATTATATCTTACAGCAAATCTTATACCTCTAATTATTCTAGTTGGATCTTCTACAAAACTGAAGTTATGTAATATTCTTATTTTCCCATTTTTCAAATCAGAATACCCTTTAAAATAATCGATTAATCTCCCAAATTTATTATAATCAATTTCTATTGCCATTGCATTTATTGTGAAATCCCTTCTATACAAATCTTGCTTAATATTTCCATATTCTACAACTGGTAATGAAGTTGGATATTCATAATATTCCACTCTTGAACTAGCTACATCTATTTTTAATTTTTCATCAACAATAACTACTCCTGTTCTAAATTTTGAATGTAATACAACTTTTTTAGCATTTAATTTTTCTCCTAATTCTTTTGCAAAATTCATTCCATTCCCTTCTACCACTATATCTAAATCAAAATTTTCTATTCCTAATAATAGATCTCTAACAATTCCACCTACAATATATACTTTCTCTTTTCTAACTTCAGAGACTTCTCTTATTTTTAATAATAACTGTAAAACATCCTCTTTCATTCTATTTTTTAGTACTGTTTTTATATTATCTTCAAATTTTTTATTCTTTTTATCAGTTTTTTTTCTAATTTCATATAAATTTCTTAAAATATCACTTCTAGTTACAATTCCAATAAGATTGCTGTTTTCATCCAAAATAGGTAATCTTCCTATTTCATTCTCTATCATAAGTTTTTTCATTTTTTCTAATGGAGTATTTTGGGTTATTGTAATTAGCTCTCCACTCATATAAGCTTTTACAGGAGCATTAGAAAACCCATGAGAAATAGCTTTATCAATATCTTTTCTTGAAATCATTCCAACTAAATTTTCATTTTCCATAATAGGTATTCCACTATATCCAAATCTTAGCATAATTTTATAAACTTCTTTTATTTTTACATCTGAAAAAACAGTCTTTACTGGATATTGCATTATATCTCTAGCTAATTTTTCTATTTTCACATTTTTTAGTATAACTTTTTTTAATTTTTTATAAATCTCTTCAAAATTTTCTTGCTTTATTACGGCAGAGCCTGCATTCGAATGACCGCCTCCATTAAATTCAGATAAAATATCATCTACTCTAATATTTAATGAACTACTTCTACCAATTATATAACTATTTTTATCATTTCCAATTAAAATAAAAACTCCATTTGTTCCTTCAATATCTTTTATTTTATTTGCAACAACATCTAACCCATCAACAAAACTATCGTTATTGTATTTTCCTACAAATATAGAATCCACAGAAAACTCTATTATTTCTCCTGCTTCTATTAATTTTAAAAATAGCTCTACTTGATCTTTTTTTAATGCTTTCGATATATATTGATTAACTATTTCTAAATTAGCATTATTTTCCAAAAGATATGCTGCCATTTTTATATCTTCAGGAGTAGTTGAACTGTATGATAAAGAACCTGTATCTTCATATATTCCCATCATTAAAATAGTAGCTTCATATTCTGTAAAATTAAGCTCTTTTATTTTTTCTAAAGCTATTCTTAGTAAAAAAGTAGTATTTGCACCAGTTTCAGATAAAAATTTATTTTGTGTGATTATGCTATGCTCATCTTGATTATGATGGTCATATATTATAATTTCAACATTTTCTTTATTTAATATCTTTTTAAATTTTCCTATTCTATTTTTGCCTGAAGTATCAACTATTATCATTTTTTTTACTTTATCTATATTTATTTCTTTAGCTTTATAAATATTTAGATAATCTTGATATAATCCTACTAATGTATGTACATTTTCATTTACATTCCCAGCGAAGACAAGACTTGCATTTGGATATAACTTTTTAGCAACAATCATTGATGCTAGTCCATCTAAATCTAAATGACTATGACTAATTATAATATCTATTTTAATCACCTTCTTTAATTTTATTTTCCTGAATAAATTTATATTTTATTAATAAACAAAATAAGATAAGCTATACAAAATTATTTCCGTATAGCTTATCTTTATAAATCCTCTATTAACTATTCTACTTCTTTTTCCTTATTAAATCAAGTTTTTCTAATTTAGCATCCGTTTTAATTCTTGCAATTGTATTAGGATGGACTACATCTGTATATTCTTCTGTCTTTTCATTAAAAAATTTTGGCATTTTACTTTTTAATATAGTTCCATCAGATTTTACAATTTCAACCTCTTCATTTTCAAATAATCTATTTCTTATTTGAATTTTATATTCATTATCGCTAATTTTCTCAATAACTTTTGCAACTAATTGATGTGTTTGACTATATGATGAATTCGTGTCATAATTTTGAGAGCTCTCATCTGTTTTACCTAAATAAAATCCTGATGTAAAACTTCTATTACTTGTTGTTTTTAATTCATCTAGCCACTCTTTTTTAAATTCATATTTACCATCACTATAAGAATCAATAGCTTTTCTATAAACTTGAGTAGCTAATGCAGCATAATAAATTCCTTTCATTCTTCCTTCTATTTTTAAGCTATCTACTCCTGTATCCATAATTTTATCAATAAATTCTATGGTACACAAATCTTTTGAATTAAATATATAAGTTCCTCTCTCATCTTCAAATACTGGAAAATATTCCCCAGGTCTTTTTTCCTCTACCAAATTATATTTCCATCTACAAGGATGAGCACAAGCTCCTCTATTAGCATCTCTTCCTGTAAGATAATTACTAAGCAGACATCTTCCTGAAATTGACATACACATAGCTCCATGTACAAAAACTTCTAATTCTACATCATTTACTTTATCTCTTATCTTTTTTATCTCATCTAATGCTAATTCTCTTGCTAAGATAACTCTTTTTGCTCCCATATCTTTCCATACTTTTACACTTCTCCAATTTGTATTGCTTGCTTGTGTACTTACATTTATATTTAAATTACTATTTTCTCTAACAAGAGCAAAAGTACCTAAATCAGCTACAATAACTCCGTCAACTCCAATTTTCTCTAAATATTTTACATATTCTGGCATGAAATTTAACTCTTCATTATGAGGAATTATATTTAGAGTTACATATACTTTTTTCCCTAAATTATGGGCATAAACAACAGCTTTTTCTAAATCACTATTAGAAAAGTTATCAGCTAATGCTCTCAAATTAAATAGTTCTCCTCCTAAATAAGCTGCATCAGCTCCATAATGTAATACAATTTCTAATTTTTCTAAATTTCCTGCTGGTGATAGTAGTTCTATTTTTTTTGTCATATTTTTTTCTCCTCTCAACTTTTATCTATATAAAATGTGGCTTATTTTTTTATTGAATTATTCTTTAATATGCATAATATAAAAAATATTAAAAAACCTATTTTTAAGCCATTCTAAAACTTAAAAATGGCAGATTAAATCTGCCATTCAAGTTGTTTATGCATCCAATCTTTCTTCTTTAAATCTTAAAATATTATTTAATCCAGAATAAACTTTATGGTTTCCATTTTCTAAAACTACCAATGTAGGTACTGCTCTTATCCCAAATTTTTGAGTAAGTTCCATATTATCATTAGCATCTAAATGTTCTATATTATTAATATCTTTTAACTCATCTTTTGCTTTTGGACAATTTGGACAAGTTTTAGTTGTAAATAACATTATTTTTTCTTTATTTTTTTCTTTATTTTCAATAATATTATCTTCCTTTTCTTTCATATTATCCATAGAAAAATTCACACCATATTCTTTTCTATCTTTAAATTCTTGTTGTTTCCCATCATTCCAATTTTGTACTGGTCTATAGTATCCAGTTATTCTAGAATATACCTCTGTTGCTTCTCCACATTCAGGGCATTTATAAACTTCCCCTAAAATATATCCATGTGTTTTACAAATTGAATATGTAGGTGAAATAGTATAATATGGTAATCTGTAATTATATGCTATTTTTTTTACTAATTCTTTTGTTGTTTCCCAATCATTTATTCTTTCTCCTAAAAATGTATGAAAAACTGTTCCACCAGTAAATTTATTTTGTAAATTTTCTTGTATATCTAAAGCATCAAATACATCTTCTGTAAATCCTACTGGCAGATGACAAGAATTTGTATAATATGGAGTTTCATCTTTATCTCCAGCAGTTATAATATTTTCAAATCTTTCTTTATCCATTTTTGCTAATCTAAAAGTTGTACTTTCTGCTGGTGATGCTTCTAAATTATATAAATTTCCTGTTTCTTCTTGAAAATCTGCTAATCTATTTCTCATATAATCCAAAACTTCTCCAGAAAAATCTTGTGCTTCTTTTTCGATTAATGTTTTTCCAATCCAGCTAGCATTTAGACACATCTCATTCATTCCAACTAAACCTATAGTTGAGAAATGATTATTAAAATGTTTTAAATATTTTCTAGTATATGGATATAACCCCTCTTCGTTTAATTGTTCTACTACTTTTCTTTTTATTTCTAAGCTTCTTTTTGCTGTAACCATTAATTTATTTAACTTATCATAAAATTCTTCTTTATTATTACTTGAATATGCTATTTTAGGTAAGTTTATTGTAACAACGCCAATACTTCCTGTAAATTCATCAGACCCAAAAAGACCTCCACCTCTATGTCTTAATTCTCTTTTGTCTAATTGTAATCTACAACACATTGATCTTACATCGCTAGGATCAAGGTCTGAATTAATAAAGTTTTGGAAATATGGAGTACCATATTTAGCTGTCATTTCAAATAAAAGTTTAGCATTTTCATTATCCCATATAAAATCTTTA is a window from the Haliovirga abyssi genome containing:
- a CDS encoding ribonucleoside triphosphate reductase, encoding MFVVKRDGEKVKFDISKIKVAVAKAFEASKKFSDDQILDLIALRITSDFQSKIKDDNITVEDIQDSVEKVLEETGYVEIAKSYILYRKQREKIRNMKSTYLDFKNVVNNYLKVEDWRVKENSTVTYSVGGLILHNSGAVTANYWLNEIYDEEVANAHKSGDFHIHDLSMLTGYCAGWSLRQLIEEGLGGINGKITSAPARHLNTLVNQMVNFLGILQNEWAGAQAFSSFDTYLAPFIKVDNLTYKQTKQAIQSFVFGVNTPSRWGTQSPFSNITLDWVVPGDLKDKPAIVSGKEMDFTYGDCQKEMDMMNKAFIEIMLEGDAAGRGFQYPIPTYNVTKDFIWDNENAKLLFEMTAKYGTPYFQNFINSDLDPSDVRSMCCRLQLDKRELRHRGGGLFGSDEFTGSIGVVTINLPKIAYSSNNKEEFYDKLNKLMVTAKRSLEIKRKVVEQLNEEGLYPYTRKYLKHFNNHFSTIGLVGMNEMCLNASWIGKTLIEKEAQDFSGEVLDYMRNRLADFQEETGNLYNLEASPAESTTFRLAKMDKERFENIITAGDKDETPYYTNSCHLPVGFTEDVFDALDIQENLQNKFTGGTVFHTFLGERINDWETTKELVKKIAYNYRLPYYTISPTYSICKTHGYILGEVYKCPECGEATEVYSRITGYYRPVQNWNDGKQQEFKDRKEYGVNFSMDNMKEKEDNIIENKEKNKEKIMLFTTKTCPNCPKAKDELKDINNIEHLDANDNMELTQKFGIRAVPTLVVLENGNHKVYSGLNNILRFKEERLDA
- a CDS encoding RNA methyltransferase, which codes for MRDKIYLGLVHYPVYNRRNDIVATSVTNFDIHDISRTCRTYEIEKYFIITPVDAQIELTKRIIGYWKDGDGKTYNTDREEAFSHTEIIDSIEDAVKKIEIETGKKPKIITTSAKIYPNSISYKELSKNIFEDDNSYFFIFGTGWGLIEDVMDMSDNILEPIRGNSKYNHLSVRSAVSIILDRVLGEK
- the rimM gene encoding ribosome maturation factor RimM (Essential for efficient processing of 16S rRNA), coding for MEGLLNIGKISGTHHLKGEMKASSILNNLEILIGKKLILDNGKGIKKLVTVEKVSRMNTKKITLQVEEIKNKTDALSYIGCDIFVRREYIDDLESDEYFLADVKGMTVITIEGETLGKVDDIMSTAAHDIYIVNVDKGEIMIPDVKEFIKKVDLDSRIMTVKLIEGMRI
- a CDS encoding peptidase U32 family protein, with translation MTKKIELLSPAGNLEKLEIVLHYGADAAYLGGELFNLRALADNFSNSDLEKAVVYAHNLGKKVYVTLNIIPHNEELNFMPEYVKYLEKIGVDGVIVADLGTFALVRENSNLNINVSTQASNTNWRSVKVWKDMGAKRVILARELALDEIKKIRDKVNDVELEVFVHGAMCMSISGRCLLSNYLTGRDANRGACAHPCRWKYNLVEEKRPGEYFPVFEDERGTYIFNSKDLCTIEFIDKIMDTGVDSLKIEGRMKGIYYAALATQVYRKAIDSYSDGKYEFKKEWLDELKTTSNRSFTSGFYLGKTDESSQNYDTNSSYSQTHQLVAKVIEKISDNEYKIQIRNRLFENEEVEIVKSDGTILKSKMPKFFNEKTEEYTDVVHPNTIARIKTDAKLEKLDLIRKKK
- the trmD gene encoding tRNA (guanosine(37)-N1)-methyltransferase TrmD; translation: MKINILTLFPNMFDGMINESIIKKALNNNLVEINIINIRDYAKGKHKVTDDYPFGGGPGMVLKPEPLFEALAEMKDSKVILTSPQGEMFNQSIAKKLLKEKEITIIAGHYEGLDERVVDTFVDMEISIGDYVLTGGELPAMVISDAIIRLIPNVLNNSKSFEEDSFYNGLLDHPHYTRPAEYKELKVPAVLLSGNHEKIRKWRLKEALKRTLERRPELIKERELSKEEKKTIEEILNER
- a CDS encoding CBS domain-containing protein; this encodes MIKIDIIISHSHLDLDGLASMIVAKKLYPNASLVFAGNVNENVHTLVGLYQDYLNIYKAKEINIDKVKKMIIVDTSGKNRIGKFKKILNKENVEIIIYDHHNQDEHSIITQNKFLSETGANTTFLLRIALEKIKELNFTEYEATILMMGIYEDTGSLSYSSTTPEDIKMAAYLLENNANLEIVNQYISKALKKDQVELFLKLIEAGEIIEFSVDSIFVGKYNNDSFVDGLDVVANKIKDIEGTNGVFILIGNDKNSYIIGRSSSLNIRVDDILSEFNGGGHSNAGSAVIKQENFEEIYKKLKKVILKNVKIEKLARDIMQYPVKTVFSDVKIKEVYKIMLRFGYSGIPIMENENLVGMISRKDIDKAISHGFSNAPVKAYMSGELITITQNTPLEKMKKLMIENEIGRLPILDENSNLIGIVTRSDILRNLYEIRKKTDKKNKKFEDNIKTVLKNRMKEDVLQLLLKIREVSEVRKEKVYIVGGIVRDLLLGIENFDLDIVVEGNGMNFAKELGEKLNAKKVVLHSKFRTGVVIVDEKLKIDVASSRVEYYEYPTSLPVVEYGNIKQDLYRRDFTINAMAIEIDYNKFGRLIDYFKGYSDLKNGKIRILHNFSFVEDPTRIIRGIRFAVRYNFEFDAETKRFAKLSVEEGFLKRLTWKRVKYEIELILNEKNPKKAIYMLEEYGVLKAIHKSIKLTKKTEVAFKNLEKYKEYITKLNLKQWIVYFLVLLEDLNSEELTNIFFKFHFPNKFIEKYKFGKIKREKIIDELKSSEKKSKIYNSLKKLSGDLILLLLITVDSEKEENKILEYINEIRNIKPLIMGKDLIKLGYKPNENFKNILNISFMYQLDNQELCKEELLQYIKNLNIFL